A section of the Papio anubis isolate 15944 chromosome 4, Panubis1.0, whole genome shotgun sequence genome encodes:
- the ASL gene encoding argininosuccinate lyase isoform X1 — MASESGKLWGGRFVGAVDPIMEKFNASIAYDRHLWEVDVQGSKAYSRGLEKAGLLTKAEMDQILHGLDKVAEEWAQGTFKLSPNDEDIHTANERRLKELIGETAGKLHTGRSRNDQVVTDLRLWMRQTCSTLSSLLWELIRTMVDRAEAERDVLFPGYTHLQRAQPIRWSHWILSHAVALTRDSERLLEVRKRINVLPLGSGAIAGNPLSVDRELLRAELNFGAITLNSMDATSERDFVAEFLFWASLCMTHLSRMAEDLILYCTKEFSFVQLSDAYSTGSSLMPQKKNPDSLELIRSKAGRVFGRCAGLLMTLKGLPSTYNKDLQEDKEAVFEVSDTMSAVLQVATGVISTLQIHRENMGQALSPDMLATDLAYYLVRKGMPFRQAHEASGKAVFMAETKGVALNELSLQELQTISPLFSGDVSCVWDYGHSVEQYGALGGTARSSVDWQIRQVRALLQTQQA; from the exons ATGGCCTCGGAG AGTGGGAAGCTTTGGGGTGGCCGGTTTGTGGGTGCAGTGGACCCCATCATGGAGAAGTTCAACGCGTCCATTGCCTACGACCGGCACCTTTGGGAGGTGGATGTTCAAGGCAGCAAAGCCTACAGCAGGGGCCTGGAGAAGGCAGGGCTCCTCACCAAGGCCGAGATGGACCAGATACTCCATGGCCTAGACAAG GTGGCTGAGGAGTGGGCCCAGGGCACCTTCAAACTCAGCCCCAATGATGAGGACATCCACACAGCCAACGAGCGCCGCCTGAAG GAGCTCATTGGTGAAACGGCAGGGAAGCTGCACACGGGACGGAGCCGGAATGACCAG GTGGTCACGGACCTCAGGCTATGGATGCGGCAGACCTGCTCCACgctctccagcctcctctggGAGCTCATCAGGACCATGGTGGATAGGGCAGAGGC GGAACGTGACGTCCTCTTCCCGGGGTACACCCATTTGCAGAGGGCCCAGCCCATCCGCTGGAGCCACTGGATTCTGAG CCACGCCGTGGCGCTGACCCGAGACTCTGAGCGGCTGCTGGAGGTGCGGAAGCGGATCAATGTCCTGCCCCTGGGGAG TGGGGCCATTGCAGGCAATCCCCTAAGTGTGGACCGAGAGCTGCTTCGAGCAG AACTCAACTTTGGGGCCATCACTCTCAACAGCATGGATGCCACTAGTGAGCGGGACTTTGTGG CTGAGTTCCTGTTCTGGGCTTCGCTATGCATGACCCATCTCAGCAGGATGGCTGAGGACCTCATCCTCTACTGCACCAAGGAATTCAGCTTCGTGCAGCTCTCGGATGCCTACAG CACGGGAAGCAGCCTGATGCCCCAGAAGAAAAACCCCGACAGTTTGGAGCTGATCCGGAGCAAGGCTGGGCGTGTGTTTGGGCGG TGTGCCGGGCTCCTGATGACCCTCAAGGGACTTCCCAGCACCTACAACAAAGACTTACAG GAAGACAAGGAAGCTGTGTTTGAAGTGTCAGACACTATGAGTGCCGTGCTGCAGGTGGCCACTGGCGTCATCTCTACGCTGCAG ATTCACCGAGAGAACATGGGACAGGCTCTCAGCCCCGACATGCTGGCCACTGACCTTGCCTATTACCTGGTCCGCAAAGGG ATGCCATTCCGCCAGGCCCACGAGGCTTCCGGGAAAGCCGTGTTCATGGCTGAGACCAAGGGGGTCGCCCTCAACGAGCTGTCACTGCAGGAGCTGCAGACCATCAG ccccctgTTCTCGGGCGACGTGAGCTGCGTGTGGGACTACGGGCACAGCGTGGAGCAGTATGGTGCCTTGGGTGGCACTGCACGCTCCAGTGTTGACTGGCAGATCCGCCAGGTGCGGGCACTACTGCAGACACAGCAGGCCTAG
- the ASL gene encoding argininosuccinate lyase isoform X2, protein MGGTGVEDAENGGMRSRPCSQGLRSAKRSAQSSEPAWPGGPCWPRRSSVRSCLPDPVDRSFRTTRNCPTWPRRERDVLFPGYTHLQRAQPIRWSHWILSHAVALTRDSERLLEVRKRINVLPLGSGAIAGNPLSVDRELLRAELNFGAITLNSMDATSERDFVAEFLFWASLCMTHLSRMAEDLILYCTKEFSFVQLSDAYSTGSSLMPQKKNPDSLELIRSKAGRVFGRCAGLLMTLKGLPSTYNKDLQEDKEAVFEVSDTMSAVLQVATGVISTLQIHRENMGQALSPDMLATDLAYYLVRKGMPFRQAHEASGKAVFMAETKGVALNELSLQELQTISPLFSGDVSCVWDYGHSVEQYGALGGTARSSVDWQIRQVRALLQTQQA, encoded by the exons ATGGGCGGGACGGGCGTGGAGGACGCCGAGAACGGTGGCATGCGCTCACGTCCGTGTTCCCAAGGGCTGCGCTCGGCCAAGCGCAGTGCCCAGAGCTCGGAGCCAGCCTGGCCCGGGGGACCCTGCTGGCCAAGGAGGTCGTCAGTCCGGTCTTGTCTTCCAGACCCGGTGGACCGAAGCTTCCGGACGACGAGGAACTGCCCAACATGGCCTCGGAG GGAACGTGACGTCCTCTTCCCGGGGTACACCCATTTGCAGAGGGCCCAGCCCATCCGCTGGAGCCACTGGATTCTGAG CCACGCCGTGGCGCTGACCCGAGACTCTGAGCGGCTGCTGGAGGTGCGGAAGCGGATCAATGTCCTGCCCCTGGGGAG TGGGGCCATTGCAGGCAATCCCCTAAGTGTGGACCGAGAGCTGCTTCGAGCAG AACTCAACTTTGGGGCCATCACTCTCAACAGCATGGATGCCACTAGTGAGCGGGACTTTGTGG CTGAGTTCCTGTTCTGGGCTTCGCTATGCATGACCCATCTCAGCAGGATGGCTGAGGACCTCATCCTCTACTGCACCAAGGAATTCAGCTTCGTGCAGCTCTCGGATGCCTACAG CACGGGAAGCAGCCTGATGCCCCAGAAGAAAAACCCCGACAGTTTGGAGCTGATCCGGAGCAAGGCTGGGCGTGTGTTTGGGCGG TGTGCCGGGCTCCTGATGACCCTCAAGGGACTTCCCAGCACCTACAACAAAGACTTACAG GAAGACAAGGAAGCTGTGTTTGAAGTGTCAGACACTATGAGTGCCGTGCTGCAGGTGGCCACTGGCGTCATCTCTACGCTGCAG ATTCACCGAGAGAACATGGGACAGGCTCTCAGCCCCGACATGCTGGCCACTGACCTTGCCTATTACCTGGTCCGCAAAGGG ATGCCATTCCGCCAGGCCCACGAGGCTTCCGGGAAAGCCGTGTTCATGGCTGAGACCAAGGGGGTCGCCCTCAACGAGCTGTCACTGCAGGAGCTGCAGACCATCAG ccccctgTTCTCGGGCGACGTGAGCTGCGTGTGGGACTACGGGCACAGCGTGGAGCAGTATGGTGCCTTGGGTGGCACTGCACGCTCCAGTGTTGACTGGCAGATCCGCCAGGTGCGGGCACTACTGCAGACACAGCAGGCCTAG
- the LOC101005460 gene encoding 28S ribosomal protein S21, mitochondrial, whose product MAKHLKFIARTVMVQEGNVESAYRLLNRILTMDGLIEDIKRRRYYEKPCRRRQRESYERCRRIYNMEMARKINFLMRKNRADPWQGC is encoded by the coding sequence ATGGCAAAACATCTGAAGTTCATCGCCAGGACTGTGATGGTACAGGAAGGGAACGTGGAAAGTGCATACAGGCTCCTAAACAGAATCCTCACTATGGATGGGCTCATTGAGGACATTAAACGTCGGCGGTATTATGAGAAGCCATGCCGCCGGCGACAGAGGGAAAGCTATGAAAGGTGCCGGCGGATCTACAACATGGAAATGGCTCGCAAGATCAACTTCTTGATGCGAAAGAATCGGGCAGATCCGTGGCAGGGATGCTGA